GGTGGCTCTTTTGTTTGGTTGTTTCAATACCTTTATTCAGCAAAAAGGCGCTAGGGTTTGTGAATTCCTACAGAGCGCACATGTCTTGTTTTCACAAAATAAGGGGAAGGGGTAGACGATGTTGTGTAATATAAatgcaaacatttttaaatgcGTGAAAAGAAGCGAATGAAGCATTTTGAAATGTCACAGAAAAGGCTCGATGCTTTGGACAATGCATTCTGGCCTCAAACGGAATCGCCTGAAAGCCACTCCCTACTTCAGCACTCTGGATAGCGCCCCTGGTTTCAACGAaagctacacacacaaacacactcacagggAATTTGCAACATGGATTATGTCTGTGTCATAAAATGCATTGACAAACGGGGGAATTATTTTAAAATATCACATCCTAATATAACACTGAAAGAAAACGATATATACATAGATCTATTAAAAATGAGTGTTAGTGCAGAATATTAGTTACTGACTGTATGAAGGCTAAGGTTGTGAGTGTTGGGCTGTGACTTGTGTTGTCCTGTTGTTTTACAGCTGCCACCATGATCCCTTTAAGCTGTAGAGAGTGTGGCTAATGCCTTTTGTTCAGGATAATCCTGTAATCTGTGTTATTTAGAAGGCCCATTTACAACCCCAGCCTAGAATCCACTTGCGATTCAGGCCTTCCAAAAGAATGATTGATGTATATTTTAAAAACCAGGATGAGAAAGAGGGAAAAAGCATTGAAAATCGAGGCCTTTCTCTTGAGCTAAACCGTAGTTTAGTGAATCCCCTGTCTTTGGTGGTTCCATGAAATTagattttcaaatgtatttcctCGTGTTCAAGTTACTCAAATGAGACTAATGCACTACCATTTTAGGCGGGTTGTATTGTGGTACAACGGTGTCTGCAATAGGGTTTTACTGATGAAAAAGAGAACCCAACAACTCCTAAATAACATGAAATATTCAGAACCTATTATTTTCTGATGGTGTTGTTGCCAACAGGAAATAACCTTTTTTAATTCTCTCTCTTACATTATCTCACTCAGAGATAGAGGTTTTTTTCCACGACTCGCCCAGTACAGTGCGACTGCATCACCCATGAATGACAGTGTTGTCACCAGTGGTAGCACTAACAGGAAGTGTGTGTAGCAGTAATATAGTTCCCCATATCAGTAGGTAGATCAGCAGAGGCCTCTTCCTGACCTCCCATTCTTTGCTACTGCCATTCTTTGCTACTGCCATTCTTTGCTACTGCCATTCTTTGCTACTGCCATTCTTTGCTATTTATTTGTTACTGCCACAACCTGATTTATTTTATCTTGGGATTGATTTACGGATAACAATCTTCCGAGCAATGTTCTTTTTTTATGCTAGGAATGTTCCTGAACATGAAACGAGTCGATGCAAAGCACATTTGACATTATCAGAAGAATCTAATGACAAGTCCCTTTTTAGAATGTAGAGAGCAGTCTTGACTCCAATGTATGGACTCCAATGTATGGACCTGTGCTTAATTCCCATTAGTACACTTAGGAACAATGAGGCCTAGCATGAGAATCTCAGTTCCATCTGAACACAGTCTTCTGGCTGATACAATTACAGTGATTTCCGTAAAGGGTAATCACATCATATGCTTTGACCTTTATCGGGACATGACAAAAGCTGGCCTGAATACTGTATGTGGCAGACTGCTGCTTTTCCTCTTAGGACAGGTCTTCATCTTCCATTTGTAGGAAAGCAACAGCAGTCATGTATATAGACAAGGAGAAAGACAATTTGAAGAAGACGACGCTGCCCGTATCTGTATTTACATTTGGGTCATGTAATGTTGCTGTGTTTTGAAATTGAGCATTGTCaagtgtaggtggtctgtgtgctGTGCTCACTCCACTcggcaggcagagagaggagaggaggtagggctCTGGGCTCTTGTTTGCGTGCGAGTCTGGGTCCATGTGTAGGCGATGCTGATGATGCAGTCCATTAAATATTAAGGGAGATCTCTCAGGTCCCAGAAATAGAAAAAGAAAGGCACATCTAGTGCCGGGACAAGGAGAAGAAGAGCTGGCCCCACCAACAGCAGAAATCTGAAAGTGTTGGGGGTTGTGTGTTTAATGCGTTTGTGTGTGGTTACTCTCTTTGTTGTCATTCATCATGATTAGCAACAGAATTCATTAACagaattagcctatcagaggtgGGCTGGTTGGGCCTTTATCTATGACCTGATGGGTTATTGCCTACAGCCTTGCCATATCAGTACTTGGatattgttatggatgtagttgATATTTTCCACTAATTTCTTTGTAAAGGCTAACATGTTCTGATGAAAATTACGACTTGTTCTATTTGTAGCATCCTAAAAGCACTCTATTCTGTTTTTGTCATCCTCCTGCTTGTTGGCATGGAGATCTCAGGGTGATGTTAGATGTTGCTTGTGTCAgccagtctctccctctgtgtgtctgttggcCAGTCTGAGCCTGGGAATTATATAACTTTAGAACTTGTCACTGTGGATGCCTGGACTGCCACACTGAGGTCTATTTCAGTTGACAAGTCAAATTTGCTGGGATTTAGTGTCTTTCTGCAAAGGGCTGTACTATTTGGTCCGTTCTGTGGTAAATTCAGAAAACATACATATTTCTATTCGTTTCGGACGTTTGTGTGTTACATGGTGACACATATTAGATAGATGCATTTTATGAATCTATTTATCATACCCATGTGGACTATTTGTTCTTTCCCATTATGCATGAAGGATGATCTTTTAACTGGGCATTGTAGAACCCCCTGTCCATGTTCTGTTCCAGTGCAGTCCCTAGATCAGCAGATCATACCGCTCTAGTCGAGACCAAAGAAGCCCATAACATGTGTACTGTATGATGGATGGCGAGTCTACTTTGCAGCAGCTCTCATGTGCTGCTTAGCTATGTGTGTTTGCAGTGTTTTATTTTTAGGCTGTCATAATTCACTCCCTTTCCATCTCccgcttcctctccctctgatgTTCTCTCCTTGTCAATGTCAATTTGACTTAAATATATTCTCCGCTTCCGCAAAGCCATCGAATATTAATACATGGAGAAAAACAATATCTGCCCAACAGAGATGGATTATTtcgttctctctgcctctatctttctgtccacgcacgcacgcacacgcgcacgcacacacacgcacacgcacacgcacacacacacacacacacacacacacaaccaaaagtCAGCCAGCCATTAGCAACAGTCTTGAAGCCGCTGTTACCTGGGCAACATGGTTCAAGGTACAGCTCAAGGCAGAAATCAGgttagaaggaggagagacagagacagaggagagagagagacagagaggggcatGAGCACGGAGGGGGGAAACAAGATGGGGGACACTAAGAGCTACAACAGGGCTTGGGGAATATCATCAAAGCATTGAATGCTTTTAGAGTAATATGTCCATAGCAGGGGAAAGGAACACTACTCAGTCTCCTCCATTAAGTTGAATGGATAAACATCAAAAGTAAACCCTGCCACGCAAAAGGGAAAATGACGAACATAGACTATAACCAAAACAACAGACAAACAGTAGTAAAACTGCTGGTAATATTGTATCTTCCTCAAATAATTCTAGAAGCTTAGGCTACACTGTGAGACCTCTGGAGCTTTGGCGGTAGACGCCTTATAACACCCACCAGTCAGAGACCTGCAGTCACCATGCCAGCCAGGCTCACAGATACCAGCCTGAATAATGGTACTTATTTAAACCACTCTTCCCAGGTACACTATACCAGGAAATGGAACAGGGAGCCAAAATATTTGTATCAGTTTGGGTTGAGCCCAGGAGGCCAGTAGTACAGGGAGGACATATTTGTACTAGCTTGTTTACACAGTCTGTCAAAAGAAAGTTATATTCGAGACAGAATGGTGAAAAGGAGGAGCGGATGAATGGAATAgatggagcagggagagagggagagaaaaggagagatagCGGGAAGTTTAGTTTCTGACCTGCACACACAGCTGTTCCATGAAGACAATCCCCTGTGGGTCAAATGAAGCAACATGGTGTACTCCAGAGCAACACACAATGACACCAACACACCTCTAGTGGGCAcaaatacacactcactcactccatcCACAGTTTGAGTCAGAGTCACAAAACACGCACTTACAAAAGAAAGTGAGCACACTAAAAGCCAGAATGTATTTTTGGGGTTGAAACGTTCCATGTGGCTACATGACAGCCTTCAGAGACGTTAGGCCTGAGCAGATTAGACAATGTCACTTTCTCTTTTGTCTGCCATGTCAACCTCCCCGTCCCAACGCCCACTGCTCcacctgccccaccaccaccaatacTTAGGACCCTGTAATGATGTAATGCTGTTCGACTctgtggctggatggatggatggaggctgGGGGATGGGAGGAGGAAACGGGGAAAAAGGACTGTGACATCTGCAGGGccagaggcagcgagagagagaaagagcaggagggggggtagagaggggtctGTGTGTAGCCTACTGCTATCCCTGCCTCGCATCCTTCCACCCCCTCAGCTGATGTCTGACCTCTTCCATAGCTGACAATGACAGAGCGGACATTCATTCAATGGGCCTATATTAAAGGCCTACTAACAACAGCCCACCATTACTCTACTGTGTGTTATTACTGCGGATGTATATTATTTGTACACAGGGTTCTATATTCTTCCTTTTCCTCAGCAGATAATCAGCACCATGGAAACCCAGGTGTCCAACGGTCCGAGCGGAACCAGCCTGCCTAACGGGCCAGTCATCAGCACCAACGGTGCCACAGACGACAGCAAGACCAACCTAATCGTCAACTACCTGCCTCAGAACATGACCCAGGAGGAATTCAAGAGCCTGTTCGGTAGCATTGGAGAGATCGAATCCTGCAAACTGGTCCGAGACAAGATTACAGGTATTCATGATGCTTCAGCAGGTACAGTTGATGAATAGACAGACAAACCAAATCTATTTCTAGTTGGAGGATAACAAATAATCACATACAGCATATGTACCTGTTGGTACAGTTATTTTGGTGCAAAAGCAGTTTCTAAAGGACCATTATCGATATCTGTTTTCAACGATTTAGGCCAGAGTTTGGGCTATGGGTTCGTAAACTATGTGGATCCCAATGACGCAGACAAGGCCATCAACACTCTCAACGGTCTCAAACTGCAGACCAAAACAATTAAGGTAAGAGCACCTGTCCTTCCTGCTTTTCAACCTGCGCCACTCTCCATCTTCACTGCTTCAATACGCTGCGGAAGACCAGGAGAAAGGCAGGGAGCAACTCAAAGAAAGGGAGGtggcgagagaggcagagagaggcagacgtGACAAGAGGGGAAGGAGGAAAAAACAGGAGGGGTCGCAGGAACAAAGGAAGTGAGCAGAACaagaaatgagagagggagagtggagagagggagagtggaggtcAGAAAGCAAGGGGCTAGCAGCATGCAGAGGTGATTGTGATGGAAATGTAATCAGGGAGTCTCACTGTGGGGCACGGGGGTCAGTTCAGGCTCCCCCATCTGCCTCCAATCTGGCCTAATTAGGGGGCTTCTTTGTCCCCAATATGGATGGGGGGAAGGagtgggagggggaggaggtgaggggggcAGATTAAACACTACTCCATCCGTCCCTCCGGCCCCCCTCCTCCCACCTGATCAAAGTAGATCATAGATTGGGATAAAGTGCAGGCTTAGTTCAAATCAGACTTCTGAAAGACTGGGGCAGAGAGAGTCAACAGCATCAGGAGCTGGGTTGGGCTGTTGGAGTTATACAGACAGGTGGCAATCATATTGTTAATCCTTATTTCAGTTACGTTACTGTACAAATACACATATTGTATTTAGGGGGCAATAATAACATTATTACTACTGTTAGTAATATGATATAAAAATAATTGGGCCGATATAAATGACAGAAAATGTATAAATTTTGTGGTTGTTATTGAtattgttgttaatgttgttattacaattgttaaaatatatatatatatatatatatttatattatcaGGAGGGCTATTTTGAAAATCAATGAATATTATACAGCCATAAAACAATGACCAAGCAAATGTCATATTTCCACCAAAGCATTGTAAGATGGCGGGAGGGGGCAGGAGGAGTAAAGGGTAGGAAGTAGCTTGGGGAGCAGAATGCCAATGGCAGGATTAGGGGCCATATGGGCTGCAGGCACCATCTGTACtgtgggagagaaagggagagggttaATTATAGGGAAGCCTCCGCtacccctctcccattctctagCACCCCCAATCACTCCATCACACACCCTGTCCACGCGCATTGTACACAATACTGGAGTCCTGCACACTCACTGCACCATTTAGAATGAGGAAAACTTTACTCTCTACACTCAATGGGTCAAATACATCCATTGGCTATGTGTTGTGCGAGGCATGATAATACTCTATATTGTCTGGACATGTCAATCTAAATGTTAACTGTCACTAGAAATGTCCCATATTTATATCTAAAACACATTCATTCAAGTTATACTGTACTTGTATATGCGAGTATGTGTTTATATAATAAGGAGTGAATGTTTTAGTGAGTTGACAGTCGGGGATGCTGTCTTGTGATCTATTTATATTGTTTGCTGGTTGCCAGTGGAGCTGTTCTCCCTCGAGGCTGGAAACAAAGGAAagaggcaggagagggaggggagatcaGCCTATCTCTGGCAACacttgctccctctccctccatccgaaacaaacagacagaccacTCACAACAATGCACTGACTCTCACTATCGATCATACTCTCTCACTGGCTTTCATACACGCCAACGCATTAATGTGTAGACATTTTCATAATCAATCTAAGTCACACTATAGTCTCACCATAGAATACTAATGTTAACTTTGCAGAACGGTGGACACAATCAGTCACAAAGCGTTCCAAAAAACAGTCACACACATTGACAAAAAAGACGAGTAAAATGAATATTCATGCATGGCTACaaggccagcagcataccaccctgcatcccactgctggctttttgctgaagctaagcagggttggtcctggtcagtccctggatgagagaccagatgctgcttgaagtggtgttggagggccagtaggaggcactctttcccctggtctaaaaaaaatatcccaattccccaaGGCAGTGACTAGGGACATGCCCTGTGTAaagtgctgtcttttggatgggatgttaaatgggtgtcctgactctctgtggtcacttaaagatcccatggcacttattgtaagagtaggggtgttaaccctggtaaTCTGGCCCTCATAatgtcacctaatcatccccagtttaaaATTGGATCATTCATCTATTCCCCTAGGTtgttgttgtaaatgagaatgtgttctcactCAACTTACCTgggtaaataaaaaaatgactatATGGTTTTATGTAAAGATATGGGAAACCTTTGATTTGATATCAGTATTAAAATGTGTGTTTCTTTGATGTGCTGTAGGTATCGTACGCCCGTCCCAGTTCAGCATCTATCCGTGATGCCAACCTCTATGTGAGCGGTCTGCCTAAGACCATGACCCAGAAGGACATGGAGCAGCTGTTCTCCCAGTACGGACGCATCATCACCTCCCGCATCCTGGTGGACCAGGTTACAGGTACAGCCTTAACTCACTTCTGGCGCAACTGACCCCTGCTCTAACCTACCATTAGCCTATTCTAACGTACCCCTGACCTACTCTAACATACACCAGACCTACTTTAACTCTACTCTAACGTACCCCTGACCTACCCTAACTCTAGTCTAACCTACCCCTGACCTACCATAACTCTAGTCTAATGTACCCCTAACCTACCATAACTCTAATCTAACGTACCCCTGACCTACCCTAACTCTACTCTAACATACCCCTGACCTACCCTAACTCTAATCTAACGTACCCCTGACCTACCCTAACTCTAATCTAACGTACCCCTGACCTACCCTAACTCTACTCTAACATACCCCTGACCTACTCTAACTCTAACATACCCCTGACCTACCCTAACTCTACTCTAACATACCCCTGACCTACCCTAACTCTAGTCTAACATACCCCTGACCTACCCTAACTCTAATCTAACGTATCCCTGACCTACCCTAACTCTACTCTAACATACCCCTGACCTACCCTAACTCTAATCTAACTTACCCCTGACCTAACCTAACTCTAATCTAACATACCCCTGACCTACCCTAACTCTACTCTAACGTACCCCTGACCTACCCTAATTCTAATCTGACATACCAGTGTCCTACTCTAACTCTACTCTAACATACCCCTGACCTACCCTAACTCTACTCTAACATACCCCTGACCTACCCTAACTCTAGTCTAACATACCCCTGACCTACCCTAACTCTAATCTAACGTACCCCTGACCTACCCTAACTCTAATCTAACGTACCCCTGACCTACCATAACTCTAATCTAACATAACCCTGACCTAACATAACTCTAATCTAATGTACCCCTGACCTACCCTAACTCTAATCTAATGTACCCCTGACCTACTCTAACTCTAACATACCCCTGACCTACCCTAACTCTACTCTAACATACCCCTGACCTACCCTAACTCTAATCTAACGTACCCCTGACATACCCTACCCTAACTCTACTCTAACATACCCCTGACCTACCCTAACTCTAGTCTAACATACCCTTGACCTACCCTAACTCTACTCTAACGTACCCCTGACCTACCCTAACTCTACTCTAACATACCTCAACTCTAGTCTAACGTACCGCTGACCTACCCTAACTCTAGTCTAACGTACCCCTGACCTACCATAACTCTACTCTAACGTACCCCTGACCTACCCTAACTCTACTCTAACATACCCCTGACCTACCATAACTCTACTCTAACATACCCCTGACCTACCCTAACTCTACTCTAACGTACCCCTGACCTACCCTAACTCTACTCTAACATACCCCTGACCTACCCTAACTCTAGTCTAACGTACCCCTGACCTACCATAACTCTAGTCTAACGTATCCCTGACCTACCCTAACTCTAGTCTAAAGTGCCCCTGATCTACCCTAACTCTAGTCTAACGTACCCCTGACCTACCCTAACTCTACTCTAACATACCCCTGACCTACCATAACTCTAGTCTAACGTACCCCTGACCTACCCTAATTCTACTCTAACATACCCCTGACCTACCATGGACTTATTCTTACCTACTCTAACTTACCTCCCCCTAACCAACTCTAACCCTACTCTAACCTTTCCCATCTCATTGGACCAAGTCAGAGTCAtgactcacccctcctcacccctcaggTGCTAACATTAGCTTGCTTTCTGACCCCGGAGCAGGTATATCGCGAGGAGTGGGCTTCATCCGGTTTGACAAGCGGAACGAGGCGGAAGAGGCCATCAAGGGCCTGAATGGCCAGAAGCCCCTGGGCGCAGCCGAACCCATCACGGTGAAGTTCGCCAACAACCCCAGCCAGAAGACGGGCCAGGCCTTGCTCACCCAGCTGTACCAGACCGCTGCACGCCGCTACACTGGCCCTCTGCACCACCAGACTCAGCGCTTCAGGTACTGCCCCCACCACCACCCAATCCCTGCTCTGACCTGTCTGTCATCTGACCCGACACACCTGCCCTGCTGGAACGAGCACTACGGCGCTCGCTCATcctatcttcctctctttctctccctcttttttcttGACTTTCTTTTAAACTGCAGCCTCATCCCTCCATTTGGAAAGGGACCAGATCCAAATAACAGCACAAAACCAATGTAAGAGACCCCCAATGTATCAAAGCACAAATCAAATGAAAACAAAGCAAAGTGCTCCAAACCAGTCAAATAACATAGTATCTACTAAACAAGATGACGAAATTACATTTAAATGAATCAGATAATGCAgatctccaacacacacacacacacacacacacacacacacacacacacacacacacacaaactgatttGCATAGTGCGTTGTTGTGGTTCGCCAAGGCTAGGACGTGAGCTCTGTGATGGGTTGCTGTTGGGATAGACAGACGGCTCctctacagtacagtgaaggGCGCCCTCTGGAGGCCAGCTGGCAGAGGAGCAGGAGCAGCATGTTAAAAGGCCTTCCTCCTCTCAGACCTCACCACTAACGTCTCCACCCCCTTCATTTCTCCCTCTTGCGTTGCAGACTCGACAATTTACTAAACGCCAGCTACGGAGTCAAGAGGTAAATGCCAAAGGTGTactttgtaaaataaaaaaagatacaaaaaaaaacatccatGCCTAAGAACAAACCTCAAACAAAGTGACTGGAATACCACCTGCTGCCTTCACCTTGAAATGACAGATTATGAAAATGTTCCCTAATTCCCTATTCACACTGCCCATTAAACTGAGAAGTTATGTAACAACCAGTCCAGACAGTATAACACATCTAAATATGCAGTGTCTAGGGTTGTCTAACAGCAGGGTATTCTGGCATGGCTTTGTTTATAATCTTTTGGTTTGATTACGTAATGGATCtgatgtgtgtgtatttctttaTGAACTAACATTATCAGTTTCGGTTTTGCTTTAATGTCCCCTTTATTCCGCCAGCATGGACATACCAGATTGAGTTTGCGTCTTCTTCTGTTTGCTCCAATTTTCCTATGATTTGATTCGAATTTGCTTTCATCCCTCTCTAGGTTTCTGTGTTTTGTTCAATATTGTGATTTCCGTTAAACATTGTGATTTCTGTGTCTAATCTTCGCAGAGGCTTTGGTCAGCAGAGACTATGACTAAAATATGCAGAgcgtgggtgtttgtgtgtcatAGAAGCGGTGTGCTGTTTTGTGTGGAAGCAGGTAGTCTGGAACCACTGTGGTGCCCTGCCCACACATATATTTATCT
This sequence is a window from Oncorhynchus mykiss isolate Arlee chromosome 13, USDA_OmykA_1.1, whole genome shotgun sequence. Protein-coding genes within it:
- the LOC100136169 gene encoding ELAV-like protein 3 isoform X11, producing the protein MSRMVTQIISTMETQVSNGPSGTSLPNGPVISTNGATDDSKTNLIVNYLPQNMTQEEFKSLFGSIGEIESCKLVRDKITGQSLGYGFVNYVDPNDADKAINTLNGLKLQTKTIKVSYARPSSASIRDANLYVSGLPKTMTQKDMEQLFSQYGRIITSRILVDQVTGISRGVGFIRFDKRNEAEEAIKGLNGQKPLGAAEPITVKFANNPSQKTGQALLTQLYQTAARRYTGPLHHQTQRFRLDNLLNASYGVKSSPSLLPRFSPITIDSMTSLAGVNLTGPTGAGWCIFVYNLSPEADESVLWQLFGPFGAVTNVKVIRDFTTNKCKGFGFVTMTNYDEAAMAIASLNGYRLGDRVLQVSFKTSKQHKA
- the LOC100136169 gene encoding ELAV-like protein 3 isoform X12, with product MSRMVTQIISTMETQVSNGPSGTSLPNGPVISTNGATDDSKTNLIVNYLPQNMTQEEFKSLFGSIGEIESCKLVRDKITGIHDASAGQSLGYGFVNYVDPNDADKAINTLNGLKLQTKTIKVSYARPSSASIRDANLYVSGLPKTMTQKDMEQLFSQYGRIITSRILVDQVTAGISRGVGFIRFDKRNEAEEAIKGLNGQKPLGAAEPITVKFANNPSQKTGQALLTQLYQTAARRYTGPLHHQTQRFSSPSLLPRFSPITIDSMTSLAGVNLTGPTGAGWCIFVYNLSPEADESVLWQLFGPFGAVTNVKVIRDFTTNKCKGFGFVTMTNYDEAAMAIASLNGYRLGDRVLQVSFKTSKQHKA
- the LOC100136169 gene encoding ELAV-like protein 3 isoform X10 codes for the protein MSRMVTQIISTMETQVSNGPSGTSLPNGPVISTNGATDDSKTNLIVNYLPQNMTQEEFKSLFGSIGEIESCKLVRDKITGIHDASAGQSLGYGFVNYVDPNDADKAINTLNGLKLQTKTIKVSYARPSSASIRDANLYVSGLPKTMTQKDMEQLFSQYGRIITSRILVDQVTAGISRGVGFIRFDKRNEAEEAIKGLNGQKPLGAAEPITVKFANNPSQKTGQALLTQLYQTAARRYTGPLHHQTQRFRLDNLLNASYGVKRFSPITIDSMTSLAGVNLTGPTGAGWCIFVYNLSPEADESVLWQLFGPFGAVTNVKVIRDFTTNKCKGFGFVTMTNYDEAAMAIASLNGYRLGDRVLQVSFKTSKQHKA
- the LOC100136169 gene encoding ELAV-like protein 3 isoform X3: MSRMVTQIISTMETQVSNGPSGTSLPNGPVISTNGATDDSKTNLIVNYLPQNMTQEEFKSLFGSIGEIESCKLVRDKITGIHDASAGQSLGYGFVNYVDPNDADKAINTLNGLKLQTKTIKVSYARPSSASIRDANLYVSGLPKTMTQKDMEQLFSQYGRIITSRILVDQVTGISRGVGFIRFDKRNEAEEAIKGLNGQKPLGAAEPITVKFANNPSQKTGQALLTQLYQTAARRYTGPLHHQTQRFSLIPPFGKGPDPNNSTKPILDNLLNASYGVKSSPSLLPRFSPITIDSMTSLAGVNLTGPTGAGWCIFVYNLSPEADESVLWQLFGPFGAVTNVKVIRDFTTNKCKGFGFVTMTNYDEAAMAIASLNGYRLGDRVLQVSFKTSKQHKA
- the LOC100136169 gene encoding ELAV-like protein 3 isoform X7 — translated: MSRMVTQIISTMETQVSNGPSGTSLPNGPVISTNGATDDSKTNLIVNYLPQNMTQEEFKSLFGSIGEIESCKLVRDKITGQSLGYGFVNYVDPNDADKAINTLNGLKLQTKTIKVSYARPSSASIRDANLYVSGLPKTMTQKDMEQLFSQYGRIITSRILVDQVTGISRGVGFIRFDKRNEAEEAIKGLNGQKPLGAAEPITVKFANNPSQKTGQALLTQLYQTAARRYTGPLHHQTQRFSLIPPFGKGPDPNNSTKPILDNLLNASYGVKSSPSLLPRFSPITIDSMTSLAGVNLTGPTGAGWCIFVYNLSPEADESVLWQLFGPFGAVTNVKVIRDFTTNKCKGFGFVTMTNYDEAAMAIASLNGYRLGDRVLQVSFKTSKQHKA
- the LOC100136169 gene encoding ELAV-like protein 3 isoform X9 → MSRMVTQIISTMETQVSNGPSGTSLPNGPVISTNGATDDSKTNLIVNYLPQNMTQEEFKSLFGSIGEIESCKLVRDKITGIHDASAGQSLGYGFVNYVDPNDADKAINTLNGLKLQTKTIKVSYARPSSASIRDANLYVSGLPKTMTQKDMEQLFSQYGRIITSRILVDQVTAGISRGVGFIRFDKRNEAEEAIKGLNGQKPLGAAEPITVKFANNPSQKTGQALLTQLYQTAARRYTGPLHHQTQRFRLDNLLNASYGVKSSPSLLPRFSPITIDSMTSLAGVNLTGPTGAGWCIFVYNLSPEADESVLWQLFGPFGAVTNVKVIRDFTTNKCKGFGFVTMTNYDEAAMAIASLNGYRLGDRVLQVSFKTSKQHKA
- the LOC100136169 gene encoding ELAV-like protein 3 isoform X5, whose protein sequence is MSRMVTQIISTMETQVSNGPSGTSLPNGPVISTNGATDDSKTNLIVNYLPQNMTQEEFKSLFGSIGEIESCKLVRDKITGQSLGYGFVNYVDPNDADKAINTLNGLKLQTKTIKVSYARPSSASIRDANLYVSGLPKTMTQKDMEQLFSQYGRIITSRILVDQVTAGISRGVGFIRFDKRNEAEEAIKGLNGQKPLGAAEPITVKFANNPSQKTGQALLTQLYQTAARRYTGPLHHQTQRFSLIPPFGKGPDPNNSTKPILDNLLNASYGVKSSPSLLPRFSPITIDSMTSLAGVNLTGPTGAGWCIFVYNLSPEADESVLWQLFGPFGAVTNVKVIRDFTTNKCKGFGFVTMTNYDEAAMAIASLNGYRLGDRVLQVSFKTSKQHKA
- the LOC100136169 gene encoding ELAV-like protein 3 isoform X8 translates to MSRMVTQIISTMETQVSNGPSGTSLPNGPVISTNGATDDSKTNLIVNYLPQNMTQEEFKSLFGSIGEIESCKLVRDKITGIHDASAGQSLGYGFVNYVDPNDADKAINTLNGLKLQTKTIKVSYARPSSASIRDANLYVSGLPKTMTQKDMEQLFSQYGRIITSRILVDQVTAGISRGVGFIRFDKRNEAEEAIKGLNGQKPLGAAEPITVKFANNPSQKTGQALLTQLYQTAARRYTGPLHHQTQRFSLIPPFGKGPDPNNSTKPISPSLLPRFSPITIDSMTSLAGVNLTGPTGAGWCIFVYNLSPEADESVLWQLFGPFGAVTNVKVIRDFTTNKCKGFGFVTMTNYDEAAMAIASLNGYRLGDRVLQVSFKTSKQHKA
- the LOC100136169 gene encoding ELAV-like protein 3 isoform X1 encodes the protein MSRMVTQIISTMETQVSNGPSGTSLPNGPVISTNGATDDSKTNLIVNYLPQNMTQEEFKSLFGSIGEIESCKLVRDKITGIHDASAGQSLGYGFVNYVDPNDADKAINTLNGLKLQTKTIKVSYARPSSASIRDANLYVSGLPKTMTQKDMEQLFSQYGRIITSRILVDQVTAGISRGVGFIRFDKRNEAEEAIKGLNGQKPLGAAEPITVKFANNPSQKTGQALLTQLYQTAARRYTGPLHHQTQRFSLIPPFGKGPDPNNSTKPILDNLLNASYGVKSSPSLLPRFSPITIDSMTSLAGVNLTGPTGAGWCIFVYNLSPEADESVLWQLFGPFGAVTNVKVIRDFTTNKCKGFGFVTMTNYDEAAMAIASLNGYRLGDRVLQVSFKTSKQHKA
- the LOC100136169 gene encoding ELAV-like protein 3 isoform X6; this encodes MSRMVTQIISTMETQVSNGPSGTSLPNGPVISTNGATDDSKTNLIVNYLPQNMTQEEFKSLFGSIGEIESCKLVRDKITGIHDASAGQSLGYGFVNYVDPNDADKAINTLNGLKLQTKTIKVSYARPSSASIRDANLYVSGLPKTMTQKDMEQLFSQYGRIITSRILVDQVTAGISRGVGFIRFDKRNEAEEAIKGLNGQKPLGAAEPITVKFANNPSQKTGQALLTQLYQTAARRYTGPLHHQTQRFSLIPPFGKGPDPNNSTKPILDNLLNASYGVKRFSPITIDSMTSLAGVNLTGPTGAGWCIFVYNLSPEADESVLWQLFGPFGAVTNVKVIRDFTTNKCKGFGFVTMTNYDEAAMAIASLNGYRLGDRVLQVSFKTSKQHKA